One genomic region from Anabaena sp. PCC 7108 encodes:
- the nadA gene encoding quinolinate synthase NadA: MFTTTLTQPKSGILPLDLFAAIEDLKTELNAVILAHYYQDPDIQDIADFIGDSLQLARAAANTKADVIVFAGVHFMAETAKILNPDKLVLLPDLNAGCSLADSCPPEEFAAFKTAHPNHLVISYINCSAKIKAMSDIICTSSNAVKIVQQIPKEQQIIFAPDRNLGRYVMEQTEREMLLWQGSCIVHETFSEKKIVQLKITHPQAEAIAHPECETSVLRHASFIGSTAALLNYCQKSPTQEFIVATEPGIIHQMQKLAPDKHFIPAPPQRDCNCNECPFMRLNTLEKLYLAMKNRTPEITLSEEIRIAALRPMQRMLEMSV, from the coding sequence GTGTTTACGACTACACTTACTCAACCAAAATCAGGCATTCTACCATTAGATTTATTTGCGGCCATTGAGGATCTAAAAACAGAACTCAACGCGGTGATATTAGCCCACTATTATCAAGATCCCGATATTCAAGATATTGCCGACTTTATTGGTGATTCCCTACAATTAGCAAGAGCCGCAGCCAATACCAAAGCAGATGTAATTGTGTTTGCTGGTGTTCACTTCATGGCCGAAACAGCGAAAATTCTCAATCCTGATAAATTGGTATTGTTACCAGATTTAAATGCTGGTTGTTCCTTAGCTGATAGTTGTCCCCCAGAAGAGTTTGCCGCTTTCAAAACTGCACACCCAAATCATTTAGTAATTTCTTACATTAATTGCTCTGCCAAAATCAAGGCCATGAGCGATATTATCTGTACCAGTTCTAACGCTGTGAAAATTGTCCAGCAAATACCCAAAGAACAGCAGATTATTTTCGCCCCAGATCGGAATTTGGGACGATATGTAATGGAACAAACAGAACGGGAAATGCTGTTATGGCAAGGTAGTTGTATTGTCCATGAGACTTTTTCCGAAAAGAAAATAGTTCAATTAAAAATTACACATCCACAAGCAGAAGCGATCGCACACCCAGAATGTGAAACCAGCGTTTTGCGTCATGCCAGCTTTATTGGCTCTACAGCCGCCTTACTTAATTATTGTCAAAAAAGTCCTACACAGGAATTTATCGTGGCTACAGAGCCAGGAATAATCCACCAGATGCAAAAACTAGCACCTGACAAACACTTTATTCCCGCACCACCGCAAAGAGATTGTAATTGTAACGAATGTCCATTTATGCGGTTAAATACTCTAGAAAAGTTGTATTTAGCCATGAAAAATCGCACCCCAGAAATTACGTTATCAGAAGAAATTCGTATAGCTGCGCTGCGACCAATGCAACGGATGTTGGAAATGAGTGTTTAG